The following are from one region of the Halorussus rarus genome:
- a CDS encoding polymer-forming cytoskeletal protein has protein sequence MPLGSDPLDELAIPDGTTVEEHDLVTDGDVIVGGQSTVEFGVRGHNVIAGERVQFGGHIEAEADCRLDMWSDVQDNVLVGRDAYLGERVHIGGRLMVSGDLDIGDDVDIEEGFEANGWIVIRNPMPTIVFVFVYLQQLLRIGEEEAAQEVVSELMENEDIEADPVVIPRNGHVSDDSWRVSTPATIGDDCRLHGNIRAESIEVGERNDVFGSLRARGDISVDEGTVIHGDVTTRSGTVELADDVEIRGDVSCEDLHFHDGAVVDGTMRASGEMSMVQGGTHERIAADGDGGRKRFHGDDAESESAGNSDAADDGDTEAATGGDGATTDDEAAETDDDGRGATETDSGADFDVDFETGDGSEADGDADSRTDASISTDVGADADSPAAPGGEVESGAQSDPEREVDDADPAVESPADE, from the coding sequence GTGCCGCTTGGATCGGACCCACTGGACGAGCTCGCGATTCCGGACGGGACGACCGTCGAGGAGCACGACCTGGTGACCGACGGCGACGTCATCGTCGGCGGTCAGAGCACGGTCGAGTTCGGCGTCCGGGGTCACAACGTCATCGCGGGCGAGCGCGTGCAGTTCGGCGGCCACATCGAGGCCGAGGCCGACTGCCGGCTCGACATGTGGTCCGACGTCCAGGACAACGTGCTGGTCGGACGCGACGCCTACCTCGGCGAGCGCGTCCACATCGGCGGCCGCCTGATGGTGAGCGGCGACCTCGACATCGGCGACGACGTCGACATCGAGGAGGGGTTCGAGGCGAACGGCTGGATCGTCATCCGCAACCCCATGCCGACCATCGTGTTCGTCTTCGTCTACCTCCAGCAGTTGCTCCGCATCGGCGAGGAGGAGGCCGCCCAGGAGGTCGTCTCCGAACTCATGGAGAACGAGGACATCGAGGCCGACCCGGTCGTCATCCCGCGGAACGGCCACGTATCCGACGACTCCTGGCGGGTCTCGACCCCCGCGACCATCGGCGACGACTGCCGGCTCCACGGCAACATCCGCGCCGAGTCCATCGAGGTCGGCGAGCGCAACGACGTGTTCGGCAGCCTCCGGGCCCGCGGCGACATCTCGGTCGACGAGGGGACGGTCATCCACGGCGACGTGACCACCCGGAGCGGGACGGTCGAACTCGCCGACGACGTCGAGATACGCGGCGACGTCTCCTGCGAGGACCTCCACTTCCACGACGGCGCCGTCGTCGACGGGACGATGCGCGCCAGCGGCGAGATGTCGATGGTCCAGGGCGGGACCCACGAGCGCATCGCGGCCGACGGCGACGGGGGCCGCAAGCGGTTCCACGGCGACGACGCCGAAAGCGAGTCCGCGGGTAACAGCGATGCAGCCGACGACGGCGATACCGAGGCCGCGACCGGCGGAGACGGGGCCACTACTGACGACGAGGCCGCCGAAACCGACGACGACGGAAGGGGCGCCACCGAGACCGACTCGGGGGCCGACTTCGACGTCGACTTCGAGACCGGTGACGGTTCCGAGGCCGACGGTGACGCGGACTCTCGGACGGACGCCAGCATTTCGACGGACGTCGGCGCGGACGCCGACTCCCCCGCGGCCCCGGGCGGCGAAGTGGAGTCCGGCGCCCAGAGCGACCCGGAGCGCGAGGTCGACGACGCCGACCCGGCGGTCGAGTCCCCCGCCGACGAGTAA
- a CDS encoding DUF5800 family protein, translating to MTTLAFDEDGVDVVYEGTEFRLSKDLIEGATGKSYFDVTDHEVLRIVEESPELTGQARRIGDIVR from the coding sequence ATGACGACGCTCGCGTTCGACGAGGACGGCGTGGACGTGGTGTACGAGGGGACCGAGTTCCGGCTCTCGAAGGACCTCATCGAGGGCGCGACCGGCAAGTCCTACTTCGACGTGACCGACCACGAGGTACTCCGCATCGTCGAGGAGAGCCCGGAGCTCACCGGCCAGGCCCGCCGCATCGGCGACATCGTCCGGTAG
- the pan1 gene encoding proteasome-activating nucleotidase Pan1: MTDTVEDVDLPYDEESASQQDKIEALQERLEVLESQNEEMRDKLLDANAENNKYQQKLERLTHENKKLKQSPLFVATVQELTDDGVIIKQHGNNQEAVTEVTDEMREELEPDDRVAVNNSLSIVKTLENETDVRARVMQVEESPDVTYEDIGGLEEQMNEVRETVEMPLENPDMFGEVGIEPPSGVLLYGPPGTGKTMLAKAVANQTDATFIKMAGSELVHKFIGEGAKLVRDLFEVARQHEPAVLFIDEIDAIAAKRTDSKTSGDAEVQRTMMQLLSEMDGFEERGEIRIIAATNRFDMLDRAILRPGRFDRLIEVPKPNLEGREKIFQIHTRDMNVADDVDFEKLAKNAEDASGADIKAICTEAGMFAIRDDRTEITMDDFESAKAKIDAEDEDEEISKTFA; encoded by the coding sequence ATGACCGACACTGTGGAAGACGTCGACCTCCCCTACGACGAGGAGAGCGCGTCCCAGCAGGACAAGATCGAAGCCCTCCAAGAGCGGTTGGAGGTTCTGGAGTCGCAGAACGAGGAGATGCGCGACAAGCTCCTCGACGCCAACGCGGAGAACAACAAGTACCAGCAGAAGCTCGAGCGGCTGACCCACGAGAACAAGAAGCTCAAGCAGTCCCCGCTGTTCGTCGCGACGGTGCAGGAGCTCACCGACGACGGCGTCATCATCAAGCAGCACGGGAACAACCAGGAGGCCGTGACCGAGGTCACCGACGAGATGCGCGAGGAGCTCGAACCCGACGACCGCGTCGCGGTCAACAACTCGCTGTCCATCGTCAAGACCCTGGAGAACGAGACCGACGTCCGGGCCCGGGTCATGCAGGTCGAGGAGAGCCCCGACGTGACCTACGAGGACATCGGCGGCCTCGAGGAGCAGATGAACGAGGTCCGCGAGACGGTCGAGATGCCCCTCGAGAACCCCGACATGTTCGGCGAGGTCGGCATCGAGCCCCCGAGCGGCGTGCTGCTCTACGGCCCGCCGGGGACGGGCAAGACGATGCTGGCGAAGGCGGTCGCGAACCAGACCGACGCCACCTTCATCAAGATGGCCGGCTCCGAGCTCGTCCACAAGTTCATCGGCGAGGGCGCCAAACTGGTCCGCGACCTCTTCGAGGTCGCCCGCCAGCACGAGCCCGCCGTCCTCTTCATCGACGAGATCGACGCCATCGCAGCCAAGCGGACCGACTCGAAGACCTCGGGCGACGCCGAGGTCCAGCGGACGATGATGCAACTGCTCAGCGAGATGGACGGCTTCGAGGAGCGCGGCGAGATCCGCATCATCGCCGCGACCAACCGGTTCGACATGCTCGACCGCGCCATCCTCCGGCCCGGCCGGTTCGACCGCCTCATCGAGGTGCCCAAGCCCAACCTCGAGGGCCGCGAGAAGATCTTCCAGATCCACACCCGCGACATGAACGTCGCCGACGACGTGGACTTCGAGAAGCTGGCGAAGAACGCCGAGGACGCCTCCGGCGCGGACATCAAGGCCATCTGCACCGAGGCCGGGATGTTCGCCATCCGCGACGACCGGACCGAGATCACGATGGACGACTTCGAGAGCGCGAAGGCCAAGATCGACGCCGAGGACGAGGACGAGGAGATCTCGAAGACGTTCGCCTGA
- a CDS encoding bile acid:sodium symporter family protein produces the protein MSALDALRRASDVANRYFVVWVLVASGLALAAPSAFTWIEPYITPLLGVIMLGMGLTLRPEDFRRLAERPRDVAIGAVTQWVVMPVAAYALVVALSLPTELAVGVILVGAAPGGTASNVMTYLGKGDVALSVAITTVTTLAAPVVMPAWVVFLAGEQLSVTFGQMFTSIVQIVIVPVVAGFALRYVLDRKAPEVAEAGLDVFPAVSVVAIVAIVAAVVGLSKGTILSAGAAAAVAVVAHNGIGLGTGYGVGRLAGMPEDRARTCAFEVGLQNSGLAVALATAFFSPAAALPPALFSVWHNVTGPALASYFSRNEPAGTAESGSANRPGSSAGD, from the coding sequence GTGAGCGCTCTCGACGCCCTGCGTCGGGCCAGCGACGTCGCCAACCGCTACTTCGTCGTCTGGGTGCTGGTCGCCTCGGGGCTCGCGCTGGCCGCCCCGTCGGCGTTCACGTGGATCGAGCCGTACATCACGCCGCTGCTCGGCGTCATCATGCTCGGGATGGGGCTGACCCTCCGACCCGAGGACTTCCGGCGGCTGGCCGAGCGGCCCCGCGACGTCGCCATCGGCGCGGTCACCCAGTGGGTGGTCATGCCGGTCGCGGCGTACGCCCTCGTGGTCGCGCTGTCGCTGCCGACCGAACTCGCCGTCGGCGTCATCCTGGTCGGGGCCGCGCCGGGCGGCACCGCCTCGAACGTGATGACCTACCTCGGGAAGGGCGACGTGGCGCTGTCGGTGGCCATCACCACCGTCACGACGCTGGCCGCGCCGGTCGTCATGCCCGCGTGGGTCGTCTTCCTCGCCGGCGAGCAGCTGAGCGTCACCTTCGGCCAGATGTTCACCAGCATCGTCCAGATCGTCATCGTCCCGGTCGTCGCCGGCTTCGCGCTCCGGTACGTCCTCGACCGGAAGGCCCCCGAGGTCGCCGAGGCGGGCCTCGACGTGTTCCCGGCGGTCAGCGTCGTCGCCATCGTCGCCATCGTCGCGGCCGTCGTCGGGCTGAGCAAGGGGACCATTCTGTCGGCGGGCGCCGCGGCCGCCGTGGCCGTCGTCGCCCACAACGGCATCGGTCTCGGCACGGGCTACGGCGTGGGTCGACTCGCCGGGATGCCGGAGGACCGGGCCCGGACCTGCGCGTTCGAGGTCGGCCTGCAGAACAGCGGGCTGGCGGTGGCGCTCGCGACCGCGTTCTTCTCGCCGGCGGCGGCGCTGCCGCCCGCGCTGTTCAGCGTCTGGCACAACGTGACCGGCCCGGCGCTGGCCTCGTACTTCTCGCGCAACGAACCGGCCGGGACGGCGGAATCGGGGTCGGCGAACCGGCCCGGTTCGTCGGCCGGCGACTGA